The following proteins come from a genomic window of Achromobacter deleyi:
- a CDS encoding Lrp/AsnC family transcriptional regulator — protein MDKTDIGILKALQEDGRASAQQLSDKVGLSAAPVWRRVKALEASGVIQGYSAQVDRSKVGLGCMFAQISLERHSANTVENFERSVRDAPEILECYAVTGDSDFLLKILVESPEAYDRFLHRFLFNMPGIRQTRTIVALREIKHELKLPL, from the coding sequence ATGGACAAGACCGATATCGGCATCCTCAAGGCCCTGCAGGAGGATGGCCGGGCCTCGGCGCAGCAGCTTTCGGACAAGGTGGGGCTATCGGCGGCGCCGGTATGGCGGCGGGTGAAGGCGCTGGAGGCCAGCGGCGTGATCCAGGGCTACAGCGCGCAGGTGGATCGCAGCAAGGTGGGGTTGGGCTGTATGTTCGCGCAGATCAGCCTGGAGCGGCATTCGGCGAACACGGTGGAGAACTTCGAGCGGTCGGTGCGGGATGCGCCGGAGATCCTCGAGTGCTATGCCGTCACGGGGGATTCGGACTTTCTGCTGAAGATCCTGGTGGAGAGCCCGGAGGCTTATGACCGGTTTCTGCATCGGTTCTTGTTCAACATGCCTGGGATTCGGCAGACGCGGACGATTGTGGCGTTGCGGGAGATCAAGCATGAGTTGAAGTTGCCTTTGTAG
- a CDS encoding Bug family tripartite tricarboxylate transporter substrate binding protein encodes MTLTALAPRAFLRHALAAASLLLAGASHAAGWPEKPITLIVPSAAGGAADLTARTFAQFLGKQIGQTIIVEDRPGAGGIVGTNAAKNAPADGYTFLLSTNSTHAANQFLYKRLPYDAQKDFVQIGMLGTFGTVGIVAPDSPYRTVPELVDYAKKHPGEVFFGYYSSSSQVPSELFKQRAGINIGAAGYKNITQIITDLRGKQIGFAFVDYLTAMGQIDGKGLAPLAVTAAQRHPAWPDVPTMSTYYPDFIVAGWLGISAPAGTPPDVVAKMNAATQAAVNDPATADKLRALGLTPEAMDTARFDTFVKEDTARWKEWIKISGIQPQ; translated from the coding sequence ATGACCCTCACCGCCCTCGCGCCCCGCGCATTCCTGCGCCACGCGCTCGCCGCCGCCAGCCTGCTTCTTGCCGGCGCATCCCACGCCGCCGGCTGGCCCGAGAAGCCCATCACGCTGATCGTCCCGTCCGCCGCCGGCGGCGCCGCCGACCTCACCGCCCGCACCTTCGCCCAGTTCCTGGGCAAGCAGATCGGCCAGACCATCATCGTCGAAGACCGCCCCGGCGCCGGCGGCATCGTCGGCACCAACGCCGCCAAGAACGCCCCCGCCGACGGCTACACCTTCCTGCTGTCCACCAACTCCACCCACGCCGCCAACCAGTTCCTCTACAAGCGCCTGCCCTACGACGCCCAGAAGGACTTCGTGCAGATCGGCATGCTCGGCACCTTCGGCACCGTCGGCATCGTCGCTCCCGACAGCCCCTACCGCACCGTGCCCGAGCTGGTTGACTACGCCAAGAAGCACCCCGGCGAAGTGTTCTTCGGCTACTACAGCTCGTCCTCGCAAGTGCCGTCCGAACTCTTCAAGCAGCGCGCCGGCATCAACATCGGCGCCGCCGGCTACAAAAACATCACCCAGATCATCACCGACCTGCGCGGCAAGCAGATCGGCTTCGCCTTCGTCGACTACCTGACCGCCATGGGCCAGATCGACGGCAAGGGCCTCGCCCCCTTGGCCGTCACCGCCGCCCAGCGCCATCCCGCCTGGCCCGACGTCCCCACCATGTCGACCTACTACCCCGACTTCATCGTCGCCGGCTGGCTCGGCATCTCCGCCCCCGCCGGCACCCCGCCCGACGTCGTCGCCAAGATGAACGCCGCCACCCAGGCCGCCGTCAACGACCCCGCCACCGCCGACAAACTCCGCGCCCTGGGCCTCACCCCCGAAGCCATGGACACCGCCCGCTTCGACACCTTCGTCAAGGAAGACACCGCCCGCTGGAAGGAATGGATCAAAATCTCCGGCATCCAGCCCCAGTAA
- a CDS encoding LysR family transcriptional regulator, with protein MPALPELSIAHYRHFLLVAELRSFRAAAARAFRSQPALSLSIREMEQRLGQPLFERGNGNALTRFGQDCLPLARELVEHHDRVAGTLAGLASNEAGTLTMASVATVATHWLPELVAAYRERFPAVALRLFDDNSEGVERMVLAGEVELGVCSPVLRDRRLAFEPLLRDAFGLVCHRGHPLAGRKSVTWREIAGLPLVGTVAHRQLADYPQAAFMMERQVFVSNMMSLLAMLERGVGVTVLARLGVPPDSPGLVFVPLARPRIERELGITRLAGRSLSPAAARMEEMLRAKAARGGRSVA; from the coding sequence ATGCCCGCCTTGCCCGAACTTTCCATTGCGCACTACCGGCACTTCCTGCTGGTGGCCGAATTGCGCAGCTTCCGCGCCGCCGCCGCGCGCGCGTTCCGCTCGCAGCCGGCCCTGTCGCTGTCGATCCGTGAAATGGAGCAGCGCCTGGGCCAGCCGCTGTTCGAGCGCGGCAACGGCAACGCGCTGACGCGCTTCGGCCAGGACTGCCTGCCGCTGGCGCGCGAGCTGGTCGAGCACCATGACCGCGTGGCGGGGACGCTGGCGGGACTGGCCAGCAACGAGGCCGGCACCCTGACCATGGCCTCGGTGGCGACGGTCGCGACGCATTGGCTGCCCGAGCTGGTGGCCGCCTACCGCGAGCGGTTTCCGGCGGTGGCGCTGCGCCTGTTCGACGACAACTCGGAGGGCGTGGAGCGCATGGTGCTGGCGGGCGAGGTCGAGCTGGGGGTGTGCAGCCCGGTGCTGCGCGACCGGCGACTGGCGTTCGAGCCGCTGCTGCGCGACGCGTTCGGACTGGTCTGCCATCGCGGCCATCCGCTGGCGGGGCGCAAGTCCGTGACCTGGCGCGAGATCGCCGGGCTGCCGCTGGTGGGCACGGTGGCGCACCGGCAACTGGCGGACTATCCGCAGGCCGCGTTCATGATGGAGCGCCAGGTGTTCGTGTCCAACATGATGTCGCTGCTGGCGATGCTCGAACGCGGCGTGGGCGTGACGGTGCTGGCGCGGCTGGGCGTGCCGCCGGATTCACCCGGTCTGGTTTTCGTGCCGCTGGCCCGGCCGCGCATCGAGCGCGAGCTGGGCATCACGCGGCTGGCCGGCCGCAGCCTGTCGCCGGCCGCCGCGCGCATGGAGGAAATGCTGCGCGCCAAGGCCGCCCGCGGCGGCCGCAGTGTCGCTTGA
- a CDS encoding alpha/beta hydrolase: MAAMTTATLSPAAARAVDPLDFSLADRLPAHPAGQGRLLTAAAPNGRPGLLLVPGAYHGAWCYAHYLDHFARAGLACAALDVRGHGALPQDEGFIDAGIADLAADVVSALDLLDAPTVVVGHSMGALPALLAASQRAVAGVVLMAPSPPANLPGALGLPPVPADAVRAAPAASEIRARFLATSPTRDVSAVTQRLNPESPRVLNDRYLLRVPVDPAVITAPGLCLEAGLDTHDRHPPGQDHAIARLFGFSHAVLAGQPHCMMYGDQWQVGANAILDWYRQQFG, translated from the coding sequence ATGGCCGCAATGACTACCGCGACCCTTTCCCCCGCCGCCGCCCGCGCCGTCGATCCGCTCGACTTCAGCCTGGCCGACCGGCTGCCCGCCCACCCCGCCGGCCAGGGCCGGCTGTTGACCGCCGCCGCGCCCAACGGCAGGCCCGGCCTGCTGCTGGTGCCCGGGGCCTATCACGGCGCCTGGTGCTACGCGCATTACCTGGACCATTTCGCCCGCGCCGGCCTGGCCTGCGCCGCCCTTGACGTGCGCGGCCACGGCGCCTTGCCGCAGGATGAAGGCTTCATCGACGCCGGCATCGCCGACCTGGCCGCCGACGTCGTCAGCGCGCTCGACCTGCTGGACGCCCCCACCGTGGTGGTGGGCCACAGCATGGGCGCCCTGCCCGCGCTGCTGGCGGCCAGCCAGCGCGCCGTCGCTGGCGTCGTGCTGATGGCGCCGTCGCCGCCCGCCAACCTGCCCGGCGCGCTGGGCCTGCCGCCGGTGCCCGCCGACGCCGTGCGCGCCGCGCCCGCCGCCAGCGAGATCCGCGCCCGCTTCCTGGCCACCTCGCCGACCCGCGACGTCAGCGCCGTCACGCAACGCCTCAACCCCGAAAGCCCGCGCGTGCTCAACGACCGCTACCTGCTGCGCGTGCCCGTCGACCCCGCCGTCATCACCGCCCCCGGCCTGTGCCTGGAGGCCGGCCTGGATACCCACGACCGCCATCCGCCCGGCCAGGACCACGCCATCGCGCGCCTGTTCGGCTTTTCGCACGCCGTCCTCGCCGGACAGCCGCACTGCATGATGTACGGCGACCAATGGCAGGTCGGCGCGAACGCCATCCTCGACTGGTATCGCCAGCAGTTCGGCTGA
- the gltX gene encoding glutamate--tRNA ligase: MTSNASSPIRTRFAPSPTGFLHLGGARTALFSWAFARHHKGTFVLRIEDTDVERSTPEAVQAILDSMDWLGMQPDEGPFYQMQRMDRYREVVAQMLTAGTAYHCYSSPEEVEAMREAARARGDKPRYDGTWRPEAGKTLPPVPEGRKPVVRFKNPQDGATAWNDMVKGPISFDNTELDDLIIARPDGTPTYNFCVVVDDWDMGITHVLRGDDHVNNTPRQINILRALGATLPEYGHVPMILGPDGEKLSKRHGAVNVMEYDNEGYLPEAMINYLARLGWSHGDDELFSRDQLVEWFDTRHLSKSASQWDPKKLNWVNAHYIKQMDNAELAERVAPRVAHRGGYPEKIDLPGVMGLLKDRAETLEQLADGAMLFCGEFKPAAPELVEQHLTAAAREALADFAQRAQGADWTREAISALIKAVLADRGLKMPQLAIPLRVAVTGQTQTPAVDAVLALLGKDVVIKRLAAI, translated from the coding sequence ATGACTTCCAACGCCTCCTCCCCCATCCGTACCCGCTTCGCGCCTTCGCCCACGGGCTTCCTGCACCTGGGCGGCGCCCGCACCGCGCTGTTCTCCTGGGCCTTCGCGCGTCACCACAAGGGCACTTTCGTGCTGCGCATCGAAGACACGGACGTCGAACGCTCGACGCCGGAAGCCGTGCAGGCCATCCTGGACAGCATGGACTGGCTCGGCATGCAGCCGGACGAAGGCCCGTTCTACCAGATGCAGCGCATGGACCGCTACCGCGAAGTGGTGGCGCAGATGCTGACCGCTGGCACCGCCTACCACTGCTACAGCTCGCCCGAGGAAGTCGAGGCCATGCGCGAGGCCGCCCGCGCCCGCGGCGACAAGCCGCGCTACGACGGCACCTGGCGCCCCGAGGCCGGCAAGACCCTGCCGCCGGTGCCCGAAGGCCGCAAGCCCGTGGTGCGCTTCAAGAATCCCCAGGACGGCGCCACCGCCTGGAACGACATGGTCAAGGGCCCCATCAGCTTCGACAACACCGAGCTGGACGACCTGATCATCGCGCGCCCGGACGGCACCCCCACCTACAACTTCTGCGTGGTGGTGGACGACTGGGACATGGGCATCACCCACGTGCTGCGCGGCGATGACCACGTCAACAACACCCCGCGCCAGATCAACATCCTGCGCGCGCTGGGCGCCACCCTGCCCGAATACGGCCACGTGCCCATGATCCTCGGCCCGGACGGCGAAAAGCTGTCCAAGCGCCACGGCGCGGTAAACGTCATGGAATACGACAACGAGGGCTACCTGCCCGAGGCCATGATCAACTACCTGGCACGCCTGGGCTGGAGCCACGGCGACGACGAACTCTTCAGCCGCGACCAGCTGGTGGAATGGTTCGACACCCGCCACCTGTCCAAGTCGGCCTCGCAATGGGACCCGAAGAAGCTGAACTGGGTCAACGCCCACTACATCAAGCAGATGGACAACGCCGAACTGGCCGAGCGCGTGGCGCCGCGCGTCGCCCATCGCGGCGGCTACCCGGAAAAGATCGACCTGCCGGGCGTGATGGGCCTGCTCAAGGACCGCGCCGAGACCCTGGAACAGCTGGCCGACGGCGCCATGCTGTTCTGCGGTGAATTCAAGCCGGCCGCGCCGGAGCTGGTCGAGCAGCACCTGACCGCCGCCGCGCGCGAGGCGCTGGCCGACTTCGCCCAGCGCGCCCAGGGCGCCGACTGGACCCGCGAGGCCATCTCGGCGCTGATCAAGGCCGTGCTGGCCGACCGCGGCCTGAAGATGCCGCAGCTGGCGATCCCGCTGCGCGTGGCCGTCACCGGCCAGACCCAGACGCCCGCGGTCGACGCGGTGCTGGCCCTGCTGGGCAAGGACGTGGTGATCAAGCGCCTGGCCGCGATCTGA
- a CDS encoding MFS transporter, which translates to MPALSSEARAIALLALAAFVSASAFRLCDPMLPQLAAEFGASTGQAARAVTAFAVAYGVLQMFFGPVGDRYGKYRVVSVATFACALGSAGAFVAETLDVLVLCRALSGAAGAGIVPLSMAWIGDTVPYERRQATLARFLTGTILGMAAGQLAGGLFADTLGWRWAFAALVCGYLVVGTLLHLEVRRQRALGLGVVDPNAPRQGFVAQARLVLGTPWARVVLATVFIEGLLVFGALAFAPSYLHERFDISLTAAGALVAVYAVGGLLYTVVAGRILKRLGERGLAVAGGLVLGVAFLSYLLGPVWLWSLLASVLAGFGYYLLHATLQTNATQMVPSARGTAVAWFASCLFMGQAAGVALAGSVVDEAGAAVLFGGSAVLLPLLGAFFSRALKTRPKAT; encoded by the coding sequence ATGCCCGCCCTCTCTTCCGAAGCACGCGCCATCGCGTTGCTCGCCCTGGCCGCTTTCGTCAGCGCCAGCGCCTTCCGTCTCTGTGATCCCATGCTGCCGCAGCTGGCCGCCGAGTTCGGCGCCTCCACCGGCCAGGCCGCGCGCGCGGTGACCGCGTTCGCGGTGGCCTATGGCGTGCTGCAGATGTTCTTCGGCCCGGTCGGCGACCGCTACGGCAAGTACCGCGTCGTCAGCGTGGCGACGTTCGCCTGCGCGCTGGGCAGCGCCGGCGCCTTCGTGGCCGAGACGCTGGACGTGCTGGTGTTGTGCCGCGCGCTGTCTGGCGCCGCGGGCGCGGGCATCGTGCCGCTGTCGATGGCCTGGATCGGCGACACCGTGCCCTATGAACGCCGCCAGGCGACGCTGGCGCGCTTCCTGACCGGCACCATCCTGGGCATGGCGGCCGGCCAGCTGGCCGGCGGCCTGTTCGCCGACACCCTGGGCTGGCGCTGGGCCTTCGCGGCGCTGGTGTGCGGCTATCTGGTGGTGGGCACGCTGCTGCACCTGGAAGTGCGGCGCCAACGCGCCCTGGGGCTGGGCGTGGTCGATCCGAACGCGCCGCGCCAGGGCTTCGTGGCGCAGGCGCGGCTGGTGCTGGGTACGCCGTGGGCGCGCGTGGTGCTGGCCACGGTGTTCATCGAGGGCCTGCTGGTGTTCGGCGCCCTGGCGTTCGCGCCGTCCTACCTGCATGAACGCTTCGATATCTCGCTGACCGCGGCTGGGGCGCTGGTGGCGGTGTACGCGGTGGGCGGGCTGCTTTACACGGTGGTGGCGGGCCGCATCCTCAAGCGGCTGGGCGAACGCGGCCTGGCGGTGGCGGGCGGGCTGGTGCTGGGCGTGGCCTTCCTGTCGTACCTGCTGGGGCCGGTGTGGCTGTGGAGCCTGCTGGCCAGCGTGCTGGCCGGTTTCGGCTACTACCTGCTGCATGCCACGCTGCAGACCAACGCCACCCAGATGGTGCCGTCGGCGCGCGGCACGGCGGTGGCCTGGTTCGCATCCTGCCTGTTCATGGGGCAGGCGGCGGGCGTGGCGCTGGCCGGCTCGGTGGTGGACGAGGCCGGCGCGGCGGTGCTGTTCGGTGGCTCGGCCGTGCTGCTGCCGCTGCTGGGCGCGTTCTTCTCGCGGGCCTTGAAGACGCGTCCCAAGGCCACCTAG